The Littorina saxatilis isolate snail1 linkage group LG1, US_GU_Lsax_2.0, whole genome shotgun sequence nucleotide sequence GCAACTCCCAAGACAATTGCGATGGCAATCTGCCATCTCTGGTTATTGCACGTCTGCAGATTAACTGTCTGAAGCATAACATGTGTGCCCTGCGGTCCATGAATGAGTAGTGAATTGGACTGTGGTGAAATTATTGATGAATAAGCACTCATTTCTTACTTGTGAGTTGATTACTGGGTGACCGGACCTCTGTCAAACAATAGCTTACATATAGTATATGGGTTGATTAACAGTGTAAACAGGGCGCCTTGACgatatttcttcttttctttctttccttttgtgGTTATTGATTGCCTGAATGATTGATCCAAGTTATTTGTTTACATGTTCGTGCCTTGTGTCCTTGCCTGCTTGTTTGACTAATATTgatttcatttgtttatttcttagttgttcctttttacatttagtcaagttttgactaaatgttttaacatagagggggaatcgagacgagggtcgtggtgtatgtgtgtgtgtgtgtgtgtgtgtatgtgtgtgtgtgtgtgtgtgtgtgtgtgtgtgtgtgtgtgtgtgtgtgtgtgtgcgtgtgtgtgtgtagagcgattcagagtaaactactggaccgatctttatgaaatttgacatgagagttcctaggtatgatatccccggacatttttttaatttttccgataaatgtctttgatgacgtcatatccggctttttgtaaaagttgaggcggcactgtcacaccctcatttttcaatcaaattgattcaaattttggccaagcaatcttcgacaaaggccggacttcggtattgcacttcagcttggtggcttaaaaattaattaatgactttggtcattaaaaatctgaaaattgtaccaaaaaaaatgttttataaaacgatccaaatttacattcatcttattttttatcattttctgattccaaaaacatataaatatgttatatttggattaaaaacaagctctgaaaattaaaaatataaaaattatgatcaaaattaaatttttgaaatcaatttaaaaacactttcatcttattccttgtcggttcctgattccaaaaacatatagatatgatatgtttggattaaaaacacgctcagaaagttaaaacgaagagaggtacagtaaagcgtgctatgaagcacagcgcaaccgctatgTATGtacagcgccaaacaggctcgtcactttcactgccttttgcactagcggcggactacattcaatttcattttgtgagttccacagcttgactaaatgtagtaatttcgccttacgcgacttgtttttttaatctgttGATTGATGCATATatatgaatggatggatggttggacGGTTTagatggatgggtggatggatgggtggtGGATAGATagacggatggatggatggatggatggatggatgggtggatggatggatgggtggataGGTGGAAgaatggatagatggatgggtGGATAAATAAACGGATGGATGGGACGATTGGTCGATTGGTCGATAGATCGATCAATCTTTTatttgttcattcatgtattttctcaTTTAATATAGTAATGAtaactatttatttattttgcagAGCCAGTCGTGAACAAAGGTCCTCACTGGAGTCAGTGGCCGCAACCCCTGCATAGTGCCCGCCTGCCCAAACCTGTCAGACCCGACCTGTCCCCTCGTGCTCCGTGCAGTGCTAGGGTCAGTGTCAccactgatgatgatgatgatgatgatgatgatgatgatgatgatgatgatgatgatgatgatagtgatgatagtgatggtgatgatgatgatgatggtgatggtgatggtgatggtgatgatgatgatgatgatgatgatgatgatgatgatggtgatggtgatgatgatgatgatgatgatgatgatgatgatagtgatggtgatgatgatgatgatggtgatggtgatggtgatgatgatgatggtgatgatggtggtgattgtggtgatggtggtggtagtagtggtggtgatggtgggggtggtaggggtggtgggggtggtgatgatggtgatgatgatgatgatgatgatgatgatgatgataatgatgatggtggtggtagtggtggtggtggtggtgatgatgatgatgatgatgatgatgatgatgatgatgatgatgatgatgatgatgatgatgatgatgatgatgatgatgatgatgatcagaaACTTGTCATACTCAATCCCAGTTCCCCAAATAGCACAAGGGTCAGGGTCACATTCACGACAGCATACTAGCGCAAAGAAAGAACTTTTGTCGCCAGACAAGGGATGCAGAAGTGTTCATTACGAATCTGAAAGGGTTCGTAATTTTCGAGATATAGTTTCGGTGTTAATTCTTGACCAAGTGTGCAATGTGTTCGGTTCTCTCGGCAATCGTTCGGCAAATGCTTCAACAAGCAGAAAAATAATTACAttcagaacaagaagaaaaaaagtagaACATGTTTGCCTTCTCCTTTTTGTTTTCCTCGGCAAACAGGCGAACAAACAGGCGAACAAGCAGGCGAACAAACAGGCGAACAAACAGGAAATAATTGAATGCAGAAAAGTGAAAGAGAGGAAATGAGGGAAGTTTCCACCTAGTCCCTACATTCACTAGGAGCACGTTTGACGACAACATGCGATCGCACTAATCCCGTCTTTGCTAAAGGCGTGTTTTGTCCTCTTCTCTTTTCAACCGCTGTTTGCTCTGTTGACCAGACAGCTACAGTTACCTGGTGTTAACAGTACGTTCCTTCCCATGTGAGCAATCATACTCACCGCCACAGGTCTGTCCAGGTTTCAACATGGACTAACAACATCTTTTCACttcgacacataccaaaaatcaatagCATGGCTGAATGTTATGCAGAGTTGGATTTTCAAAAATATTTACTTATGAAATAATGTTCCACCTCGACATGCCACTTTTATaaggagaaaaaacacacagtgaaaatgtgtgtgagtgtgagtgtgtgtgtgtgtgtgtgtgtgtgtgtgtgtgtgtgtgtgtgtgtgtgtgtgtgtgtgtgtaagtgtgtgtaagtgtgtgtgagtgtgtgtgatatgaTTGTGTAGACCGGAAAGAATGCATCTTTAGAAGTTTCCATGTCAGTTTTTTTATGTTAATCAAATGAGATATACActtctttgtttgcttttcgTTGCAAAGAGTACAGGTATAACTTATATAGGTATCTATTCATGGGCACAATTTACTCATTACTGTCGCAGTGGCGAGGCGAAACTCATTTTTGAGCATTAATTGTAAAGTTGGTTTCTAATTCTACACAGTAACATGCGAGGGAGCTTTTACTTCTGTGttacacaaaaagacacacaacaGGATTCTGGTTGATTTTCTACCCAGCCacgatttatttttattttttatttttcaggaaTTGCGACAATACTCTCACAAACCCACTTTAGTCACTTGGAAGGAACCAGAGACCGTACACGGTGAttatgaccttttttttttcttcttctttttatgtatgtttgtttgtgtttttgtttgtttgtttgtgtggtggCTATTTGGTTAGGTGGGTAGGtggtattctctctctctctctctctctctctctctctctctctctctctctctctctctctctctctctctctctctctctctctctctttccgtcactgtctccctgtctctttctctgtctgtctctctctctctctcgctccctccccccctctctctctcactctctctctctctctctctctctctctctctctctctctctctctctaaaagttttaaaaaatgtgtaaaaaaccacttaatgtctgagtagtttaacgccttttgacttaccaaacttagtattacgtcaaaaatatgctgtgcattgtatattctgaacatatttttgttactctattgctacatgttcgattgccaccagcttgtatttataattacctgcatagtatgcatttgattttatgaataaccacatatgtatgctcttcatgcctcatctttatcatcatcatcatcattatcatcatcattatcgtcatcatcatcatcatcgtcatctttattatcacgttttccgacctccttttgttggttaactttttaactttttaatttttaattttttttattttttaattttttttttttattatataattgtgtgtctatgcgtcccaaggacagattgtaagaaaaggcgtagccttaaatctaaatccttgtaaaataaagttcaattcaattcaattcaattctctctctctctctctctctctctctctctctctctctctctctctctctctctctctctctctctctctctctctctctctctcgtgttcaCCTCCACGAAAAAGGTGGTATCATGGGTAACGCATGTAAAGGCAGTTCTGTGTGAAAATGGATTTTACCAAGTTTGGATGTTTGGATGTGGAAACGAGAGGGTGttttttgcagaactgaaggagaggctctgcagttccttctgtcatgattggcgtaatcatttggactcgagtgagcgcctatcactgtatggaaaatataaagcctgttttgaaaaagaacgttatgtggacattgtatggaaagatgtgtacagaaatgtcatcgctcaatttagaatgggcgtttcacagataaatatccacagatatcgcttccaaaattcaacagaaaacaagtgttgccccttttgtgaagataaattagagaccgaaatccattttttgtttgaatgccaaacatattgtgagttaagaataaagtatttagcacagtttttaagtgttggtgatcagttgggcagtatgattaccatgtttaaaaaacaagacacagaaacaattgtagatttagcaaagttttctttttttgcatttcagttaagattgtcaatgttaaataataatgaggattaattgtcgctgaaggttttgttgttgctgtatttattgttcggttgtatgtatatattaggcagcattgatgtgcaagattatagatagaggaaagcttggaacagaccactgtgtattttgcatacgtttaaaaaTCATGTTTTCTAgtttttcctgtgattcatgtgtacccccccccccccccccccccattgaaaggggctgtaggcccatattcaattaaactgtgtcagtgtctctctcttgttcaaaactagtcaagccttctctggctctatggtgtggaactccattccgtctgtaataagatcattaacctcactaaagagttattaaacaagctctgcataatcattatatgtctacctagatggctatactagtcttaacatgtgcaagtagctgtcaacaattggcaaagctttatgaattacaaaaatatgttctttattacatgtattatgtggaatttatgttgcgattttccatcatcatcatcaacatcatcatcatcatcatcatcatcatcatcatcatcatcatcatcatcatcatcatcatcatcatttgttgtttgtgtttatttgcttgtttgcttacttgtcgattgtttgctggttcgttcgtttaatttgtttatttgtcatgttgttttacttgtttatcatttattagacatttgtattaggagtaaggaccggttgtaagaacaggcgtcgccttaaacctctatcctctaacctgtaaatcctcctgttttgattaagttccccatacctccctcctacattttgttcttctggttaataattgtgttgtccaccatcatgaaaacttgtgtaacttagcattgttatggccacgtcaaataagcatctgcttgagttcgtgtcctagctgcatttttgtcaattgtttcatgtcatgtattttgaataaaattgtgtttaaaccaaacctctatccttgaaaaataaagttccatcatcatctctctctctctctctctctctctctctctctctctctctctctctctctctctctctctctctctctctttctctctctctctctctcatttcagtTGAACTTTATACTGTCAACAGAACCAGTCAACATGAATATGAGCGATCGTTCAGTTATCATGAACAGAGGGTTGTCACCCCGTCGTGCGGCCCCCAAATACCCTGGAAGCCGGTCCCTAACGCACTATGGGAGCTTCGGAAACCGCGAGGATCCCAACCCTTACATTGGCGGTCTCGACCTCCACGCCTCTCCCTACAATGCTAAGTAAGCGGGGTGgttcttgtttttctgcaaATAGTAATGActgtactgttgttgttgttattgttgttgttgttgttgttgttgttgttgttgttgttgttgttgttgttgttgttgtcccgtgtgtattttttcttcttcttttcttctcgtgtt carries:
- the LOC138975540 gene encoding uncharacterized protein isoform X3; protein product: MYCALYEHIKSLYPDEEPVVNKGPHWSQWPQPLHSARLPKPVRPDLSPRAPCSARELRQYSHKPTLVTWKEPETVHEPVNMNMSDRSVIMNRGLSPRRAAPKYPGSRSLTHYGSFGNREDPNPYIGGLDLHASPYNANRGFNQGITSHSSRQSRPMHRHLRTASKGEEYLHNSSIFYSTTPMATGYFSIHPDWVSERLSLRRSQSLLSF